A single uncultured Methanobrevibacter sp. DNA region contains:
- the comC gene encoding L-sulfolactate dehydrogenase, with protein sequence MKIMKDNEIALVKEILKKLGASEEDSQLVAEATIDADLKGFTSHGLGRFPQYIISIESGTINLKDNITIEKETPAIALINGNSGFGQAVAYKAMNLAVQKAKEVGIGCVGVHNSNHFGVTGFYSDIAIKNGVIGTVIANTDPAIAPFGASEALIGTNPIAIGIPSDSYISVDMATSVTARGKILESKRKGLELPEGWALDKDGNPTTDPDEALEGSILAFGGFKGYALAFMIEILTGPLVNAGYGKGVTGTASPTKDCTKGDLYIAIDPSKFGSMEDFKAKTEDFCSQARAAGENVSLPGDLEVKKIANAEANGMEIDEKLYEQLKEICDNLDIDFNSYLEE encoded by the coding sequence ATGAAAATAATGAAAGATAATGAAATAGCTCTTGTAAAAGAGATATTGAAAAAATTAGGGGCAAGTGAAGAAGATAGTCAATTAGTAGCAGAAGCTACAATTGATGCAGATTTAAAAGGATTTACCTCACATGGACTTGGTAGATTCCCACAATACATAATTAGTATTGAATCAGGAACTATAAACTTAAAAGATAATATAACTATTGAAAAAGAAACTCCAGCTATTGCATTAATAAATGGTAATAGTGGATTTGGACAAGCTGTTGCATATAAAGCTATGAATTTAGCAGTGCAAAAAGCTAAAGAAGTAGGTATTGGTTGTGTTGGTGTCCATAATTCAAATCATTTTGGAGTAACTGGATTTTATTCAGATATTGCTATTAAAAATGGAGTTATAGGAACTGTAATTGCAAACACTGACCCTGCTATTGCTCCATTTGGTGCAAGTGAAGCTCTTATTGGAACTAACCCAATAGCTATTGGTATTCCAAGTGATTCATACATCTCTGTAGATATGGCTACTTCAGTAACTGCTCGTGGAAAAATATTAGAATCTAAAAGAAAAGGATTAGAATTACCTGAAGGTTGGGCATTAGATAAAGATGGAAACCCAACAACTGACCCTGATGAAGCACTTGAAGGATCCATTTTAGCATTTGGTGGATTTAAAGGATATGCTTTAGCATTTATGATTGAAATATTAACTGGACCTTTAGTAAATGCAGGATATGGAAAAGGAGTTACAGGTACTGCTTCACCAACAAAAGACTGTACCAAAGGTGATTTATACATAGCTATTGACCCAAGCAAATTTGGTTCAATGGAAGACTTCAAAGCAAAAACTGAAGATTTCTGTTCTCAAGCTAGAGCTGCAGGAGAAAATGTTTCCCTTCCAGGAGATTTAGAAGTTAAAAAAATAGCTAACGCTGAAGCTAATGGAATGGAAATTGATGAAAAATTATACGAACAATTAAAAGAAATCTGTGACAATCTAGACATTGATTTCAATTCATATTTAGAAGAATAA
- the purM gene encoding phosphoribosylformylglycinamidine cyclo-ligase produces the protein MVTYSESGVDIDLEAVTVSKLASKLKSTLEYRDIITDSGHYAALVKLGDKAIAMSTDGVGSKILIAEMMNKYDTVGIDCIAMVVNDILCVGAEPIALVDYLAVEHPDPERAEKIAEGLVTGAKESKISIIGGETASLPGIIKDFDLAGTGIGFVDIDKIITGENIEAGDVLIGIESNGIHSNGYSLARKALFDDAGFSIDDKMPNCNTTIGEELLRPTELYVKPIVALFNKEYEIHGLAHITGGGFTNLRRLKKGVGYNINNLPETPEIFKLIYQQNVPLEEMYKVFNMGIGFVVITNKDEAEKIINTLKEYCNCQIIGEVTDDEKITVKTFEGSEVTY, from the coding sequence ATGGTTACTTATTCAGAATCTGGTGTTGATATTGATCTTGAAGCAGTTACTGTTTCAAAACTCGCATCAAAACTTAAATCAACATTAGAATATAGAGATATAATAACTGATAGCGGTCATTATGCTGCATTAGTTAAATTAGGTGACAAAGCTATTGCAATGAGTACTGATGGAGTAGGTAGTAAAATATTAATTGCTGAAATGATGAATAAATACGATACTGTCGGTATAGACTGCATAGCTATGGTTGTAAATGATATTCTTTGTGTTGGTGCAGAACCAATAGCATTAGTAGATTATCTTGCAGTAGAACATCCAGACCCCGAAAGAGCTGAAAAAATAGCTGAAGGTCTTGTAACAGGAGCAAAAGAATCTAAAATTTCAATAATTGGTGGAGAAACTGCATCACTTCCAGGAATAATAAAAGATTTTGATTTAGCAGGAACTGGAATTGGTTTTGTAGATATTGATAAAATCATTACTGGCGAAAATATCGAAGCAGGAGATGTTTTAATAGGTATTGAAAGTAATGGTATTCATTCAAATGGATATAGTTTAGCTAGAAAAGCATTATTTGATGATGCTGGATTTTCAATTGATGACAAAATGCCTAACTGCAATACTACAATTGGAGAAGAATTATTAAGACCAACTGAATTATATGTTAAACCTATTGTTGCATTATTTAATAAAGAATATGAAATCCATGGATTAGCACATATAACTGGTGGAGGCTTTACTAATCTTAGACGTTTGAAAAAAGGTGTTGGATACAATATAAATAATCTTCCAGAGACTCCTGAAATATTCAAACTTATATATCAACAAAATGTTCCTCTTGAAGAAATGTATAAAGTTTTCAATATGGGAATTGGTTTTGTTGTAATTACTAATAAAGATGAAGCTGAAAAAATAATAAACACCTTAAAAGAATACTGTAACTGCCAAATCATCGGAGAAGTCACAGATGATGAAAAAATTACAGTTAAAACTTTTGAAGGTAGCGAAGTTACATACTGA
- a CDS encoding beta-CASP ribonuclease aCPSF1, translating into MTSEILEDIKKEIMQKLPKNAQVAKVEFEGPEVVLYTKNPEIITDNGDLIRSLAKELRKRIIIRSDKSALLAPEETIKKVHEIVPEGAEITDIYFDTVTCEVVITAKKPGLVIGKYGVTSREIVKNTGWAPKILRTPPISSDVIGKIRTTLKSSSKDRKKMLQRLGKQIHQGTKHPNDWARVTSMGGFKEVGRSSMLLQTPNSRVLLDCGVNVAASDNKNAFPYLNVPEFSIEELDAVIISHAHLDHCGFVPYLYHYGYEGPIYCTTPTRDLTTLLQLDHLDIAHREGNPLPFNVKHVQKAIKHTITLDYGEVTDISPDIRLTLHNAGHILGSAISHMHIGDGAHNLVYTGDFKYERSRLLEPATFRFPRAETVIMESTYGGREDIQPSRNSAEKEMMKTIYKTLKRGGKVLVPVFAVGRAQELMVVLEEYMRHGMIEEVPIYIDGMIWEATAIHTARPEYLSKDLRDQIFHMGRNPFISDMFNKVQNLDQRKDIVESNSPAIILSTSGMLTGGNSVEYFKWLCEDDRNTLIFVGYQSEGSLGRRIQKGWKEVPLEEDNKTKVFNVKMEIKTINGFSGHSNRRQLMDYVKRLNPRPDKVITCHGDPYKTTDLASSIHRSYKIETKSPINLDSVRIH; encoded by the coding sequence ATGACTTCAGAGATTTTAGAAGATATCAAAAAAGAAATAATGCAAAAGTTACCAAAAAATGCACAGGTTGCTAAAGTAGAGTTTGAAGGACCTGAAGTGGTACTTTACACTAAAAACCCAGAAATCATAACTGACAATGGGGATCTTATACGATCATTAGCTAAAGAACTTAGAAAAAGAATTATTATTAGATCAGATAAAAGTGCATTATTAGCTCCAGAAGAAACTATTAAAAAAGTTCATGAAATAGTTCCAGAAGGAGCAGAAATTACTGACATCTACTTTGACACAGTAACTTGTGAAGTAGTTATAACTGCAAAAAAACCTGGGCTTGTTATTGGAAAATATGGTGTAACATCTAGAGAAATTGTTAAAAATACTGGATGGGCACCTAAAATTTTAAGAACACCACCAATAAGTTCAGATGTGATTGGAAAAATTAGAACAACCTTAAAAAGCAGCAGTAAAGACAGGAAAAAAATGTTACAACGTCTTGGTAAACAAATCCACCAAGGAACCAAACATCCAAATGATTGGGCTAGAGTAACATCTATGGGTGGTTTTAAAGAAGTTGGACGTTCATCTATGCTTTTACAAACACCAAACAGTAGAGTATTATTAGATTGTGGTGTTAACGTGGCTGCATCAGATAATAAAAATGCATTTCCTTATTTGAATGTGCCAGAATTTTCAATTGAAGAATTAGATGCAGTTATTATTTCTCATGCTCACTTAGACCATTGTGGATTCGTACCTTACCTTTACCATTATGGATATGAAGGGCCTATTTATTGTACTACTCCAACAAGAGATTTAACAACACTTTTACAGTTAGATCATCTTGACATAGCTCACAGAGAAGGAAATCCACTACCATTTAATGTAAAACATGTGCAAAAAGCTATTAAACATACTATAACTTTAGATTATGGTGAAGTAACTGATATTTCTCCAGACATTAGATTAACATTACATAATGCAGGACATATCTTAGGTTCAGCTATTTCACATATGCATATTGGTGACGGAGCTCATAATTTAGTTTATACTGGAGATTTCAAATATGAAAGAAGCAGATTACTTGAACCTGCAACATTCAGATTCCCACGTGCTGAAACAGTAATTATGGAAAGTACTTATGGAGGTCGTGAAGACATACAACCTTCAAGAAATTCTGCAGAAAAAGAAATGATGAAAACCATCTACAAAACTTTAAAACGTGGTGGAAAAGTTTTAGTACCTGTATTTGCTGTAGGAAGAGCGCAGGAACTTATGGTAGTACTTGAAGAATATATGAGACATGGAATGATTGAAGAAGTCCCAATTTACATTGATGGAATGATTTGGGAAGCTACAGCTATTCATACTGCAAGACCAGAATATTTAAGTAAAGATTTAAGAGACCAAATATTCCACATGGGCAGGAATCCATTTATCTCAGATATGTTTAATAAAGTTCAAAATCTGGATCAAAGAAAAGATATTGTTGAAAGTAATAGTCCTGCGATTATTTTATCAACCTCAGGTATGTTAACTGGAGGTAATTCAGTAGAATACTTCAAATGGTTATGTGAAGATGATAGAAACACATTAATCTTTGTAGGATATCAATCAGAAGGATCATTAGGTAGAAGAATCCAAAAAGGATGGAAAGAAGTACCTCTTGAAGAAGATAATAAAACAAAAGTATTTAATGTCAAGATGGAAATTAAAACCATTAATGGATTCAGTGGACACTCTAATAGACGCCAATTAATGGATTATGTAAAAAGACTTAATCCAAGACCTGATAAAGTTATTACTTGTCATGGAGATCCTTATAAAACAACAGACTTGGCTTCATCAATACATAGAAGTTATAAAATTGAAACTAAAAGTCCTATAAATTTAGATAGTGTAAGAATACACTAA
- the psmB gene encoding archaeal proteasome endopeptidase complex subunit beta, giving the protein MDDKILEGTTTVGITCKDGVVFASERRASMGNLVAHKVAEKIFKINDHIVTTIAGSVGDAQNLMKIIEAEVSLYQMRNNDNMSVKAAASVTANILRSGPMYVQTLLGGMDGDKPSLYSLDPAGGMIKDTYISTGSGSIVAYGVLEDRYHEEITTDEGLEIAIRAIKAASERDTFSGNGYLVAKVTEDGFEMLDNEKVNDIVAKI; this is encoded by the coding sequence ATGGATGATAAAATATTAGAAGGTACAACAACTGTAGGAATAACCTGTAAAGATGGTGTTGTATTCGCTAGCGAAAGGAGAGCTAGTATGGGAAACCTTGTAGCTCACAAAGTCGCTGAAAAAATATTTAAAATAAATGATCATATCGTAACAACCATTGCTGGTAGTGTTGGAGATGCTCAAAATTTAATGAAAATAATTGAAGCAGAAGTTTCACTTTATCAAATGAGAAATAATGATAATATGAGTGTTAAAGCTGCTGCATCAGTAACTGCAAACATTTTACGTTCAGGTCCAATGTATGTTCAAACATTACTTGGAGGAATGGATGGAGATAAACCTTCATTATATTCTCTTGACCCAGCAGGAGGTATGATTAAAGATACATACATATCCACAGGATCAGGTTCTATTGTAGCATATGGTGTTCTCGAAGACAGATACCATGAAGAAATTACAACTGACGAAGGATTAGAAATAGCTATAAGAGCTATCAAAGCTGCTAGCGAACGTGATACATTTTCAGGAAATGGATACTTAGTAGCTAAAGTAACAGAAGACGGCTTTGAAATGTTAGATAATGAAAAGGTTAATGATATTGTAGCAAAGATATAG
- a CDS encoding class I SAM-dependent methyltransferase family protein, translating into MKWKKIGDILILDNKFDVQSNMNLDEIANKHNVKTIMKVDHIYGTKREPVIKLLYGTETETINKENNCLFKLDLKKVMWSKGNNNERIRIARLVEDNETIIDMFAGIGYFSIPIGVHSNAKQIYSMEINPNSFYYLNENIKLNKIKNITPLLGDCKGLTPNYKADRIIMGYVKTTHHYLKIAVDSLNKGGIIHYHETVPEKLMDVRPINRIREASENRDVEFLKLNTVKKYSPGVFHVVCDARIN; encoded by the coding sequence ATGAAATGGAAAAAGATAGGGGACATTTTAATATTGGATAACAAATTTGATGTACAATCTAATATGAATCTAGATGAAATTGCAAATAAACACAATGTTAAAACTATTATGAAAGTTGATCATATTTATGGTACAAAAAGAGAACCTGTCATTAAATTATTATATGGTACAGAAACTGAAACAATTAATAAAGAGAATAATTGTCTTTTTAAATTAGATTTAAAAAAAGTCATGTGGTCTAAAGGAAATAATAATGAAAGAATAAGAATTGCTCGACTTGTTGAAGATAACGAAACAATAATTGATATGTTTGCCGGAATTGGTTATTTTTCAATTCCTATTGGAGTTCATAGTAATGCAAAACAGATTTATTCCATGGAAATAAACCCTAATTCATTTTATTATTTAAATGAAAATATTAAATTAAATAAAATAAAAAATATAACTCCTTTACTTGGAGATTGTAAAGGTTTAACTCCTAATTATAAAGCAGATAGAATTATCATGGGCTATGTGAAAACAACACATCATTATTTAAAAATAGCTGTAGATAGTTTAAATAAAGGAGGAATTATTCATTATCATGAAACAGTCCCTGAAAAATTAATGGATGTTCGTCCGATAAATAGAATTCGTGAAGCATCTGAAAATCGTGATGTAGAATTTTTAAAATTAAATACGGTTAAGAAATACTCTCCTGGAGTATTTCATGTAGTGTGTGATGCTAGGATAAATTAG
- the cofG gene encoding 7,8-didemethyl-8-hydroxy-5-deazariboflavin synthase subunit CofG, producing the protein MQTKEKILKILNSTDSEIIEFMKETSKYRENNIITYSKNVFIPLTEICKNDCGYCNFKKSPNDSSAIILKTKKEILASLKEAEKYGCSEALFTFGEDADEEESVKEKLSQYGYENMIDYVFDICKMTLDETKLLPHTNGGNFSYDNLKKLKEVNASMGMMLESSSERLMTTIAHNKSPGKNPKIRLETIANAGKLKIPYTTGILIGIGETKEEIADSLIAIKKLYDTYGHIQEVIIQNFTSSPGIEMENWIEPTFLDMVRTVIAGKLLFKNTDVSIQVPPNLNRDTAQIFLLCGADDWGGVSPVSPDYVNPTSPWPTLDELKRLTNDAGFRLTERLCVYEKYINETWLNELLLERISNLS; encoded by the coding sequence ATGCAAACAAAAGAAAAAATTCTCAAGATATTAAATTCAACAGATAGTGAAATAATTGAATTTATGAAAGAAACTTCAAAATATCGGGAGAATAATATTATTACATATTCTAAAAATGTTTTCATACCATTAACTGAAATTTGTAAAAATGACTGCGGATATTGTAATTTTAAAAAAAGTCCAAATGATTCTAGTGCAATTATCTTAAAAACAAAAAAAGAAATATTAGCTAGTTTAAAGGAAGCTGAAAAATATGGGTGTAGTGAAGCTTTATTTACATTTGGAGAAGATGCTGATGAAGAGGAATCAGTAAAAGAAAAATTATCCCAGTATGGTTATGAAAACATGATTGATTATGTTTTTGATATTTGTAAAATGACTTTGGATGAAACAAAACTACTTCCCCACACTAATGGTGGTAATTTTAGTTATGATAATCTAAAAAAGTTAAAAGAAGTAAATGCTTCAATGGGAATGATGCTCGAAAGTAGTTCTGAACGATTAATGACTACAATAGCACATAATAAAAGTCCAGGTAAAAATCCTAAAATCAGATTAGAAACAATAGCTAATGCAGGGAAACTTAAAATACCATACACAACAGGGATTTTAATTGGAATCGGTGAAACAAAAGAAGAAATAGCTGATTCTTTAATAGCAATTAAAAAACTGTATGATACATATGGTCACATCCAGGAAGTAATTATTCAAAATTTTACAAGTAGTCCTGGAATTGAAATGGAAAATTGGATAGAACCAACATTTTTAGATATGGTTAGAACTGTAATAGCTGGAAAATTATTATTTAAAAATACAGATGTTAGTATTCAAGTTCCACCTAATCTAAATCGTGACACTGCACAGATATTCTTATTATGTGGTGCAGATGACTGGGGTGGTGTTTCTCCAGTGAGTCCAGATTATGTAAATCCAACATCTCCTTGGCCAACATTAGATGAACTAAAAAGATTAACTAATGATGCGGGATTCAGATTAACTGAAAGATTATGTGTTTATGAAAAATATATTAATGAAACATGGTTAAATGAACTTCTACTTGAAAGAATATCTAATTTATCCTAG
- a CDS encoding DUF2120 family protein, translating to MQKFYEIAGEVMGFFDAFKGSRPAIDNKRILIVRGRSRKTLPIDELSSKLDEIGVKINGQEIEPHSKKISEILQIGDKNIQKSEGQTNNIDKHGLERMREELEAMGLVIEYKAFEIPCCYVVIAIWEDKHGFPPLYVEVTVSEKEE from the coding sequence ATGCAAAAATTCTATGAAATCGCAGGAGAAGTAATGGGATTTTTTGATGCTTTTAAAGGATCAAGACCTGCTATTGACAATAAAAGAATATTAATCGTAAGAGGCAGATCAAGAAAAACACTACCTATTGATGAATTAAGTTCCAAACTTGATGAAATTGGAGTTAAAATAAATGGTCAGGAAATTGAACCTCATTCAAAAAAGATTTCTGAAATTCTACAAATTGGAGATAAAAACATACAAAAGAGTGAAGGTCAAACAAACAATATAGATAAACATGGCTTAGAAAGAATGCGTGAAGAACTTGAAGCTATGGGACTTGTAATTGAATATAAAGCCTTTGAAATACCTTGTTGTTATGTTGTAATCGCAATTTGGGAAGATAAACATGGATTCCCACCATTATACGTTGAAGTAACTGTCTCAGAAAAAGAAGAATAA
- the mptA gene encoding GTP cyclohydrolase MptA — protein sequence MAVCLPDTQDDTPSIPIKLTRVGVTGVKKLLQLERNNKRPIILVPTFDAFVDLPNDQKGVHMSRNPEAISEVLEEVAKDSSVEVETLCAKIVSKMMSKHEYAKRVEISMTTDYMFMRESPVTKNKTQEMAKLKAKAIGYRENGEIKIRKSIGAEVIGMTVCPCAQESVKESNKNKLLEFLDEETTQKVLDTVTFASHNQRGVGTLLIEVPEGREVKGEDIIQIIEESMSSPVCELLKRPDENATVLNAHEKPVFVEDCVRNMMKKIAKKYSDFPEDTLITSRQENHESIHRHNAFAEKVTTMGELKEELRI from the coding sequence ATGGCAGTTTGTTTACCTGACACCCAAGATGATACTCCTAGTATACCTATTAAATTAACAAGAGTAGGAGTAACTGGAGTTAAAAAATTATTGCAACTCGAAAGAAATAACAAAAGACCTATAATTTTAGTACCTACATTTGATGCATTTGTAGACTTACCAAATGATCAAAAAGGAGTGCACATGTCTAGAAATCCTGAAGCTATCAGTGAAGTACTAGAAGAAGTAGCTAAAGACAGCTCAGTAGAAGTAGAAACATTATGTGCTAAAATAGTAAGTAAAATGATGTCTAAACACGAATATGCTAAACGTGTTGAAATATCAATGACTACTGATTACATGTTTATGAGAGAATCACCAGTAACTAAAAATAAAACACAAGAAATGGCTAAACTTAAAGCTAAAGCTATTGGTTATAGAGAAAATGGTGAAATCAAAATTAGGAAAAGTATCGGTGCAGAAGTTATTGGAATGACTGTCTGTCCATGTGCACAAGAATCTGTAAAAGAATCCAACAAAAATAAATTATTAGAATTCTTAGATGAAGAAACTACTCAAAAAGTATTAGATACTGTAACTTTCGCATCACACAACCAAAGAGGTGTTGGAACATTATTAATTGAAGTTCCAGAAGGTAGAGAAGTTAAAGGAGAAGATATAATTCAAATAATTGAAGAATCTATGAGTTCTCCAGTTTGTGAATTATTAAAAAGACCTGATGAAAATGCTACAGTTTTAAATGCACATGAAAAACCTGTTTTTGTTGAAGACTGTGTAAGAAACATGATGAAAAAAATAGCTAAAAAGTATTCTGACTTCCCAGAAGACACTTTAATTACTTCACGTCAAGAAAATCATGAAAGTATCCATAGACACAATGCTTTTGCAGAAAAAGTAACAACAATGGGCGAATTAAAAGAAGAATTAAGGATATGA
- a CDS encoding Lrp/AsnC family transcriptional regulator, translating to MANTNNFIQLDDTDVNILKIINEDVRTSYRQISRSLDVSVGTVHNRIDKMVKTGVIKKFSPIIDHEILGYVLTTIIGVRVRGGKLKSWEEKIYHNKNIVGIYDVTGEYDAFLVAKFRDTNELNIFIKDLVKDPNIERTYTQTVLDVIKEDMGSSNIL from the coding sequence ATGGCTAATACAAATAATTTTATCCAACTGGATGACACTGATGTCAACATTTTAAAAATAATCAATGAAGATGTTAGAACATCCTACAGACAAATATCACGTAGTTTGGATGTTTCTGTTGGAACTGTCCACAATCGTATTGATAAAATGGTTAAAACTGGTGTGATTAAAAAATTTTCACCGATAATTGACCATGAAATATTAGGATATGTACTTACAACTATTATTGGTGTACGAGTTAGAGGTGGAAAACTCAAAAGCTGGGAAGAAAAAATTTACCACAATAAAAATATAGTAGGAATTTATGATGTAACTGGAGAATATGATGCATTTTTAGTAGCTAAATTCAGAGATACAAATGAATTAAATATTTTTATTAAAGACCTAGTTAAAGACCCAAATATAGAAAGAACATACACCCAAACAGTATTAGATGTTATAAAAGAAGATATGGGATCTTCAAATATTTTATAA
- a CDS encoding tRNA (guanine(10)-N(2))-dimethyltransferase, with protein sequence MDEYNIKTVKEGLTKIQFPEFDKISSEAPVFYNPHMELNRDISILALQTFQKQENRDINICDLFGGSGIRGVRYKNEINGVDQVFINDISETANEYERHNVKLNNLNDIEIFQHDASMFLRMHRGEFDVIDIDPFGTPSPFLDSAGYCLRRNSLLCVTATDTSALCGTYKEPCIRKYNSKPYKSEYCHETGIRILAGFVALTLAKYSKSIEVKLSHSTEHYMRLYIEIKKGSKKSDECLKNIGYISHCKHCLYREQNKGLATSTPNICPECGEKLIQAGPLWLGPIQNEEFISKMIEESENKTLNTKNELLKLLTACRDESNSPATFYDVHKICKSLKISAPKLDLVFDNLEKEGIGATKTHFNPLGIKTDASINKLKEVITKLSSSN encoded by the coding sequence ATGGATGAATATAATATTAAAACAGTTAAAGAGGGATTAACAAAAATTCAATTTCCTGAATTTGATAAAATTTCATCTGAAGCACCTGTTTTTTATAACCCTCATATGGAATTAAATAGAGATATTTCTATTTTAGCACTACAGACCTTTCAAAAACAAGAAAATAGAGATATAAATATTTGTGATTTATTTGGAGGTAGTGGAATACGCGGTGTTCGTTATAAAAATGAAATTAACGGCGTGGATCAAGTATTTATAAATGACATTAGTGAAACTGCAAATGAATATGAAAGACATAATGTTAAATTAAATAATTTAAATGATATTGAAATATTTCAACATGATGCAAGTATGTTCTTAAGAATGCATCGGGGAGAATTTGATGTTATAGATATTGATCCATTTGGAACTCCTTCACCATTTTTAGATTCTGCAGGGTACTGTTTACGTAGAAATTCATTGTTATGTGTCACTGCTACTGATACCTCTGCATTATGTGGAACATACAAAGAACCATGCATCCGAAAATATAATTCAAAACCTTACAAAAGTGAATACTGTCATGAAACAGGTATTCGGATATTAGCAGGATTTGTTGCACTTACATTAGCTAAATATAGTAAATCTATAGAAGTTAAATTATCCCACAGTACTGAACATTATATGCGTTTATATATAGAAATTAAAAAAGGTTCTAAAAAAAGTGATGAATGTTTAAAAAATATCGGATATATCAGCCATTGTAAACATTGTTTATACAGAGAACAAAACAAAGGATTAGCTACATCTACACCAAATATTTGTCCAGAATGTGGTGAAAAATTGATTCAAGCAGGCCCATTATGGCTGGGTCCAATTCAAAACGAAGAATTTATATCTAAAATGATTGAAGAATCAGAAAATAAAACATTAAACACAAAAAATGAATTATTAAAACTATTAACTGCATGTCGTGATGAATCAAACAGCCCTGCTACATTTTATGATGTTCATAAAATTTGTAAATCATTGAAAATTAGTGCACCGAAACTTGATTTAGTATTTGATAATCTTGAAAAAGAAGGTATTGGAGCTACAAAAACCCATTTTAATCCATTAGGGATAAAAACCGATGCATCAATAAACAAGCTCAAAGAAGTAATAACCAAATTATCTTCTTCAAATTAA
- a CDS encoding DegT/DnrJ/EryC1/StrS aminotransferase family protein encodes MADIKVPIAKPIIGDEEIKNVVEVLKSGMIAQGPKVAEFEEKFAAWIGTKYAIATNSGTSALHVALLAAGIGKGDEVITTPFTFIATGNSIVYTGATPVFADIDLKTYTIDPDSIEALITDKTKAILPVQLYGQSADMDKINEIAKKHDLKVIEDAAQAHGAMYKGKNVGSLGDAGCFSFYPTKNMTTSEGGIITTDDEELAKRARMFRAHGSSIKYTHDEIGYNFRMTDISAAIGLAQLNVIDGFNDKRIANAKYLNEGLKDVDGVITPYSTDDLKHVYHQYTILIEKGKRDDWVKFLNEKGIGTGVHYPIPLYDQPIYEKLGFEGSAPNAELAANHVISLPVHPSLTQKDLDLVIEAVKKASDSFN; translated from the coding sequence ATGGCGGATATTAAAGTTCCAATTGCAAAACCAATAATTGGAGATGAAGAAATTAAAAATGTTGTAGAAGTTTTAAAATCTGGTATGATTGCTCAAGGTCCAAAAGTAGCTGAATTTGAAGAAAAATTTGCTGCTTGGATTGGAACTAAATATGCAATTGCAACTAATTCTGGAACTTCTGCATTACATGTAGCTTTACTTGCAGCAGGAATTGGTAAGGGTGATGAAGTAATTACTACTCCATTTACATTTATTGCTACTGGAAATTCAATTGTTTACACAGGAGCGACTCCTGTTTTTGCAGATATTGATTTAAAAACATATACTATTGATCCAGATAGTATTGAAGCATTAATTACTGATAAAACAAAAGCTATTTTACCAGTTCAATTGTATGGTCAATCTGCAGACATGGACAAAATTAATGAAATTGCCAAAAAACACGACTTAAAAGTCATTGAAGATGCAGCACAAGCTCATGGAGCAATGTATAAAGGTAAAAATGTAGGTTCATTAGGAGATGCAGGATGTTTTAGTTTTTATCCTACTAAAAACATGACTACTAGTGAAGGAGGAATTATAACTACTGATGATGAGGAATTAGCTAAAAGAGCACGGATGTTTAGAGCTCATGGATCCAGTATAAAATACACTCATGATGAAATTGGTTATAACTTTAGAATGACTGATATTTCTGCAGCTATAGGTCTTGCACAATTAAATGTCATTGATGGATTTAATGATAAAAGAATAGCAAATGCAAAATATTTAAATGAAGGTTTAAAAGATGTTGATGGTGTAATTACTCCATATTCTACTGATGATTTGAAACATGTCTATCATCAATACACTATTCTTATTGAAAAAGGAAAAAGAGATGATTGGGTTAAATTTTTAAATGAAAAAGGAATTGGAACTGGTGTTCATTATCCTATTCCATTATATGATCAACCAATTTATGAAAAATTAGGATTTGAAGGAAGCGCTCCAAATGCAGAGCTTGCAGCAAATCATGTAATTTCATTGCCAGTACATCCTTCATTAACACAAAAAGATTTAGATTTAGTTATCGAAGCTGTTAAAAAAGCTAGTGATAGCTTTAATTAA